One region of Corynebacterium capitovis DSM 44611 genomic DNA includes:
- a CDS encoding DivIVA domain-containing protein, whose product MYRVFEALDELVQTVEQAYGVPMTSNCMVPRNHVLALLDDIRNALPVEVDDAQDVLDKQDEILRGAQERADTLIGDAEDEAQRIMADVHNQTESMLSDAEARSTQLVSDAEDTADRTVDRARADADSTVSSARAEADRLIEDGNAHYQRSVDEGLAQQQRLISDSEVVRRSEEEAHRLVEQAHSESSRLRAECDDFVDAKLAEFEESLSSVLRTISSDRSALRRGAGISGGPSRRRRDEQDY is encoded by the coding sequence ATGTACCGCGTTTTCGAAGCCCTCGACGAACTCGTCCAGACCGTGGAGCAGGCCTATGGCGTGCCCATGACCTCCAACTGCATGGTGCCGCGTAACCACGTCCTCGCTCTTCTCGACGACATCCGCAATGCGCTGCCGGTAGAAGTGGATGACGCTCAGGACGTGTTGGACAAGCAGGACGAAATTCTGCGCGGGGCCCAGGAAAGGGCGGACACGCTCATCGGGGACGCCGAGGATGAAGCACAGCGGATCATGGCCGACGTCCACAATCAAACCGAGAGCATGCTTTCCGACGCCGAGGCACGCTCCACCCAGCTTGTCTCCGATGCCGAAGACACCGCGGACCGCACGGTCGACCGTGCCCGCGCCGACGCGGACTCGACGGTGAGCAGCGCTCGGGCAGAAGCGGATCGCCTTATCGAGGACGGCAACGCGCACTACCAGCGCAGCGTCGACGAGGGTTTGGCGCAGCAGCAACGCCTCATCAGCGACTCCGAGGTCGTGCGTCGCTCCGAGGAGGAAGCGCACCGTCTTGTGGAGCAAGCCCACTCCGAGTCCTCTCGCCTGCGCGCGGAATGCGACGACTTCGTCGACGCTAAGCTCGCCGAGTTTGAGGAGTCGCTGTCCTCGGTTCTGCGAACCATTAGTTCGGACCGTTCGGCACTGCGACGGGGCGCCGGTATCTCCGGTGGGCCCTCTCGCCGTCGCCGGGATGAGCAGGACTACTAA
- a CDS encoding alanine/glycine:cation symporter family protein: protein MDKATEFVDGTVNGFIWNLVPWLLIAAGAYFGLRTLLVQVRLFPAMLRAVTESPKGHDEDEDFGGISAFKAFTISAASRVGTGNIAGVALAISVGGPGAVFWMWMIAIIGGATSFVESTLAQLWKTRDDNGNYLGGPAYYMTRGLGWKPLAVVFAVALTFTYGFVYNAIQTNSIVEAVGGSLNNDSNALKLAVAVIIAALTAAIIFGGVTRIANATQIIVPFMAGAYILIGVLVIVLNIREVPGMIEHIVGHALGLQQVSGATLGMAFMWGMRRGLFSNEAGQGSAPNAAATATVSHPVKQGLVQTLGVYFDTLVVCSITAFIVLLGPEVAYGKEDIQGASLTQTALADSVGAWGTHFITFILFFLAFSSVIGNYYLAQANVEYLSRSKAVMVVFRLGVIGFVFFGAFGSVPLVWALGDTMAGTMATINIIAIVPLGGVAIKLLKNFNEQRRSGMDPVFHRDMLPELKNVEAWDGSDPVTRRSREDRIKEKNHG, encoded by the coding sequence ATGGACAAAGCTACCGAGTTCGTTGACGGTACCGTCAACGGCTTTATTTGGAACCTAGTCCCCTGGCTGCTCATCGCTGCGGGGGCGTACTTCGGCTTGCGCACGTTGCTTGTCCAGGTGCGGTTGTTCCCAGCCATGCTGCGCGCCGTCACCGAATCGCCGAAGGGACACGACGAGGACGAGGATTTCGGCGGAATCTCCGCGTTCAAGGCCTTCACCATTTCGGCCGCGTCGCGCGTCGGAACGGGAAACATCGCGGGCGTGGCTCTCGCGATTTCCGTGGGAGGCCCCGGTGCTGTCTTCTGGATGTGGATGATCGCCATCATCGGTGGCGCTACCTCGTTCGTTGAATCCACGCTGGCGCAGCTGTGGAAGACCAGGGACGACAACGGCAACTACCTGGGCGGCCCGGCTTATTACATGACCCGGGGGCTGGGCTGGAAGCCGCTGGCGGTCGTGTTCGCCGTGGCACTGACCTTCACCTACGGGTTTGTCTACAACGCCATCCAGACCAATTCCATCGTCGAGGCCGTAGGTGGGTCGCTGAACAACGACTCAAACGCCCTCAAACTGGCCGTGGCGGTGATTATCGCCGCCTTGACCGCGGCCATCATCTTCGGGGGTGTGACGCGCATTGCCAACGCTACCCAGATCATCGTGCCGTTCATGGCTGGGGCGTACATCCTGATCGGGGTGCTCGTCATCGTGCTGAACATTCGCGAGGTCCCGGGAATGATCGAACACATCGTCGGCCATGCTCTCGGCCTCCAGCAGGTCTCGGGCGCAACACTTGGAATGGCGTTTATGTGGGGGATGCGCCGCGGCCTGTTTTCCAACGAAGCTGGGCAGGGCTCCGCGCCGAACGCCGCCGCAACAGCGACCGTGTCTCACCCCGTCAAGCAGGGATTGGTACAAACCCTTGGCGTGTACTTCGACACCCTGGTGGTGTGCTCTATCACCGCGTTCATCGTCCTGCTCGGCCCCGAGGTGGCCTACGGCAAGGAGGATATCCAGGGCGCGTCGCTGACGCAGACCGCTCTGGCCGATTCCGTGGGTGCGTGGGGTACCCATTTCATCACCTTTATCCTCTTCTTCCTGGCGTTTTCCTCGGTGATCGGGAACTACTACCTGGCGCAGGCGAACGTCGAATATCTCTCCCGCTCCAAGGCAGTGATGGTAGTCTTCCGCCTTGGCGTCATCGGATTCGTCTTCTTCGGTGCGTTTGGCTCGGTGCCACTCGTGTGGGCGCTCGGCGACACGATGGCCGGCACCATGGCCACCATCAATATCATCGCTATCGTGCCGCTTGGCGGGGTAGCCATCAAACTGCTGAAAAACTTCAATGAGCAGCGCCGCAGCGGCATGGACCCGGTGTTCCACCGCGACATGCTGCCCGAGTTGAAAAACGTGGAGGCGTGGGACGGTAGCGACCCGGTGACGCGGCGTAGCCGGGAAGACCGCATCAAAGAGAAGAACCATGGCTAG
- the smc gene encoding chromosome segregation protein SMC: MHLKSLTLKGFKSFASATTMKFEPGICAVVGPNGSGKSNVVDALAWVMGEQGVKNLRGGKMEDVIFAGAGDRKPLGRAEVTLTFDNSDQHLPIDYTEVAITRRMFRDGASEYEINGSRARLMDVQELLSDSGIGREMHIIVGQGKLSDILESRPEERRAFIEEAAGVLKHRRRKEKAQRKLTGMQGNVDRLQDLTDELAKQLKPLARQAEAAQRAATVQSTVRDARLKLAGDRVVTLRAVRDEAVRASRVAAEEAGHATQALERAHLGQQRLEELQQQAQPEAEEAQRQWLDLSALVERVGATVRIAQERAANTGDRLAYAGPDPDDLAAQAAVADEEFEAATERAEAAAERLETIREEAEELQAKAENAEREHAAQVRAIADRREGVVRLVAQSESQRQATQTAEEDLARLLEVLEETRRRVLNAERDAAEAAARIEGCEDQRAPLIDANAQAHSESTAAERRLDELRSSQREREGAVYALESRIATLEEQAPAPAAELGPGFGSLAGRISAADGVDTALAAALGPHAEALCGVVDAGTVETLRAAHRAVVIDERGGDSWRLDSDAAADWLLDHVTIGEEVRGAVTRLLVDVALAPDVATAQEIVAADPRLRAVTRDGVLIGEGWVAAGAGSPTSVEVTGAVERARRELDTARARLEELTGTLEGARIAADEARVVAAGAKAALREHDASVESYRREHARLAKHVAANKSEHERAAQRVTEAEARLARRRADLEETLDRLARVEDTEAPAEPSTAPRDNAREALTQVRAMEMEATVAYRTAQRDAQAIAGRGDSLRRHAERERQAKARHDAAQEKRMAQAEVARAVEKHARDIVARAQDALERAMQRRDQLAQRSAELSQQLQAARSEVSAARQHAERLTQRAHAADLERSEAQVRVDEAEAKASESLGLPVNDLVEGYTPAPDFDRGAEERRLKQAERDLRALGKVNPLALEEFKALEERYTFLSTQLDDVLRARRDLTQVITDVDRHILQLFTVAWRDVEEMFPAVFRTLFPGGEARLVLTDPSDLLATGIEIEARPPGKKVKRLSLLSGGEKSLTALAFLVAIFRARPSPFYVLDEVEAALDDVNLRRLIALLEELRRDSQLIVITHQKPTMDVANVLYGVTMRGDGVTRVISQRMSPSPA, encoded by the coding sequence ATGCACCTCAAGTCGCTCACGCTGAAAGGCTTCAAGTCCTTCGCGTCCGCGACCACGATGAAGTTCGAGCCCGGCATTTGCGCCGTCGTGGGGCCAAACGGCTCGGGCAAATCGAACGTGGTCGACGCCCTGGCCTGGGTCATGGGGGAGCAGGGCGTCAAAAACCTCCGCGGTGGAAAGATGGAGGATGTCATCTTTGCCGGGGCCGGAGACCGCAAACCGCTTGGCCGGGCTGAGGTCACTCTCACTTTCGACAACTCCGACCAGCACCTCCCCATTGACTACACCGAGGTGGCCATCACGCGGCGCATGTTCCGCGATGGTGCGTCGGAGTACGAGATCAACGGGTCGCGGGCACGGCTCATGGACGTCCAAGAGCTCCTCTCGGACTCGGGGATCGGGCGCGAGATGCACATCATCGTCGGCCAGGGGAAGCTGTCCGACATTCTCGAATCGCGCCCGGAGGAGCGCCGCGCGTTCATCGAAGAGGCCGCCGGAGTGCTCAAGCACCGTCGTCGAAAAGAAAAGGCGCAGCGCAAGCTCACCGGGATGCAGGGCAACGTTGACCGCCTCCAAGATCTGACCGACGAACTGGCCAAGCAGCTCAAACCGCTGGCTCGCCAAGCGGAGGCGGCCCAGCGCGCGGCGACGGTGCAGTCCACGGTTCGCGACGCACGACTGAAGCTGGCCGGGGACCGGGTTGTCACTCTCCGGGCCGTGCGCGACGAGGCTGTACGCGCGAGCCGAGTGGCTGCCGAAGAGGCGGGCCACGCGACTCAGGCCCTCGAGCGGGCCCACCTCGGCCAACAACGCCTCGAGGAGTTACAACAGCAGGCACAGCCGGAGGCGGAAGAAGCCCAGCGGCAGTGGCTGGATCTGTCAGCGCTGGTTGAGCGGGTCGGCGCGACGGTTCGTATCGCACAGGAGCGGGCGGCCAACACGGGGGATCGGCTCGCGTACGCCGGCCCGGACCCGGACGACCTCGCCGCGCAAGCCGCCGTCGCCGACGAGGAATTCGAGGCGGCGACCGAACGCGCGGAAGCCGCAGCGGAAAGACTCGAGACGATTCGCGAGGAAGCGGAAGAGCTGCAGGCCAAGGCGGAAAACGCGGAGCGCGAACACGCCGCCCAGGTGCGTGCTATAGCCGACAGGCGCGAAGGCGTCGTGCGGCTCGTGGCTCAAAGTGAAAGCCAGCGGCAGGCCACGCAGACGGCCGAAGAGGATCTCGCTCGCCTCCTCGAAGTGCTGGAGGAGACGCGGAGGCGCGTTCTGAACGCTGAGCGCGACGCTGCGGAGGCCGCCGCGCGCATCGAGGGGTGTGAGGATCAGCGGGCCCCGCTTATCGACGCCAACGCGCAGGCCCATTCCGAATCCACCGCGGCCGAGCGGCGCCTCGACGAGCTGCGCTCCTCCCAGCGCGAACGAGAGGGGGCGGTGTACGCGCTGGAGTCGAGGATTGCGACGCTCGAGGAGCAGGCCCCGGCACCGGCCGCTGAGCTGGGCCCCGGTTTCGGCTCCCTCGCGGGTCGGATTTCTGCGGCCGACGGGGTTGACACTGCGCTCGCCGCCGCGCTCGGCCCCCACGCAGAGGCGTTGTGCGGCGTGGTGGATGCGGGGACCGTCGAGACGCTTCGCGCTGCCCACCGCGCGGTCGTCATAGACGAGCGCGGCGGTGACTCCTGGCGGCTCGATTCGGACGCCGCGGCGGACTGGTTGCTCGACCACGTCACCATCGGCGAGGAAGTTCGGGGAGCGGTCACGCGTTTGCTCGTCGACGTTGCCCTCGCTCCCGATGTCGCCACCGCGCAGGAGATCGTCGCTGCCGATCCGCGCTTGCGAGCCGTGACCCGTGACGGCGTGCTGATCGGCGAGGGCTGGGTCGCGGCGGGGGCGGGGTCACCGACATCCGTGGAGGTCACCGGCGCTGTGGAGCGAGCGCGCCGCGAGTTGGACACCGCCCGGGCGCGACTCGAGGAACTGACGGGGACGTTGGAGGGAGCGCGCATCGCGGCCGATGAAGCCCGCGTGGTCGCGGCGGGGGCAAAGGCCGCGCTGCGGGAACACGACGCGTCGGTCGAGTCATACCGGCGCGAGCACGCACGCCTGGCCAAGCACGTGGCGGCGAACAAATCCGAGCATGAGCGGGCAGCCCAGCGAGTGACTGAGGCGGAGGCGCGTCTCGCGCGGCGGCGGGCGGACTTGGAAGAAACGTTGGATAGGCTCGCGCGGGTCGAGGACACCGAAGCCCCCGCAGAACCATCGACGGCGCCACGCGATAATGCCCGGGAGGCGCTCACCCAGGTACGGGCCATGGAGATGGAAGCTACCGTCGCCTACCGTACCGCGCAGCGCGACGCCCAGGCGATCGCGGGCCGGGGCGACAGCCTGCGCCGTCACGCAGAGAGAGAGCGTCAGGCGAAGGCGCGCCACGATGCCGCCCAGGAGAAGAGGATGGCGCAGGCGGAGGTGGCGCGTGCCGTCGAAAAGCATGCGCGCGACATCGTTGCCCGCGCGCAGGACGCGCTCGAGCGCGCAATGCAGCGTCGTGACCAGCTAGCGCAGCGCTCCGCTGAGCTGAGCCAACAGCTGCAGGCAGCGCGCTCAGAGGTCAGCGCGGCGCGGCAGCACGCGGAACGCCTCACGCAGCGGGCGCACGCGGCCGATCTCGAACGATCGGAAGCGCAGGTGCGGGTGGACGAGGCAGAGGCCAAAGCAAGTGAGTCGCTGGGGCTGCCCGTCAACGACCTGGTCGAGGGTTACACTCCGGCGCCGGACTTCGACAGGGGCGCCGAGGAGCGCCGACTCAAACAGGCCGAGCGGGATCTGCGTGCACTGGGCAAGGTGAACCCGCTGGCCCTCGAGGAATTCAAGGCCCTCGAGGAGCGCTACACGTTCCTCTCCACCCAGCTAGATGACGTCCTTCGCGCCCGCCGGGATCTCACGCAAGTCATCACCGATGTCGATCGCCACATCCTGCAGTTGTTTACCGTCGCCTGGCGCGATGTCGAGGAAATGTTCCCCGCAGTATTCAGGACCCTTTTTCCGGGCGGCGAGGCGCGGCTTGTCCTGACCGACCCAAGTGACCTGCTCGCTACCGGCATCGAGATCGAGGCACGACCGCCCGGGAAGAAAGTCAAACGCCTCTCCCTCCTCTCCGGTGGCGAAAAGTCCCTCACAGCGCTCGCCTTCCTCGTGGCGATCTTCCGCGCCCGTCCCAGCCCCTTTTACGTTCTCGACGAGGTCGAGGCAGCACTTGACGACGTCAATCTGCGCCGGCTCATCGCCCTCCTAGAAGAGCTGCGGCGGGACTCCCAGCTCATCGTCATCACCCACCAAAAGCCGACCATGGACGTGGCAAACGTCCTCTACGGGGTGACGATGCGCGGCGATGGTGTCACTCGCGTGATCTCTCAGCGGATGAGCCCCTCACCGGCGTAG
- the mutM gene encoding bifunctional DNA-formamidopyrimidine glycosylase/DNA-(apurinic or apyrimidinic site) lyase translates to MPELPEVEVVRRGLHEHLVGRTFDAVDILHPRAVRTNTVSLSEVLPGLTITGTGRRGKFMWLTLSNEAALVVHLRMSGQMLVGAPGVVQSPHLRIRALLGDVELDFVDQRTFGSWQYAPLIDALPAPVAHIAPDPFEPSFDPVAVARRIRRKNSAVKTVLLDQTVVSGIGSIYADEAMWAAGVKPTRKARALRQRDAVALLSEARSVMARALEQGGTSFDSLYVNVNGASGYFSRSLHAYGQAGEPCARCSTPIEKTVVNGRSSYYCPKCQVL, encoded by the coding sequence GTGCCCGAGCTCCCCGAGGTTGAGGTCGTCCGCCGTGGTCTTCACGAACACCTTGTTGGGCGCACCTTCGATGCGGTGGACATCCTCCACCCGCGCGCGGTGCGTACCAATACTGTCTCCTTATCTGAGGTCCTTCCCGGCCTGACGATCACCGGGACGGGCAGGCGCGGCAAATTTATGTGGCTGACCCTGTCAAACGAGGCGGCACTCGTCGTTCACCTGCGCATGAGCGGCCAGATGTTGGTCGGCGCGCCGGGAGTGGTCCAAAGCCCGCACCTACGTATCCGCGCCCTCCTCGGCGATGTCGAACTGGATTTCGTAGACCAGCGCACATTCGGCTCGTGGCAGTATGCACCTCTTATCGACGCTCTGCCCGCCCCGGTCGCACACATCGCCCCGGACCCATTCGAGCCCAGTTTCGACCCCGTTGCCGTGGCGCGCCGCATCCGGCGGAAAAACTCTGCGGTGAAAACGGTTCTGCTAGATCAGACGGTGGTCAGCGGCATCGGATCGATTTACGCCGACGAGGCGATGTGGGCCGCAGGTGTAAAACCTACGCGCAAAGCCCGTGCGCTCCGCCAGCGCGATGCGGTCGCGTTGCTCAGCGAGGCGCGTTCCGTCATGGCCCGCGCGCTCGAGCAGGGGGGAACGAGCTTCGACTCACTGTACGTCAACGTCAACGGCGCCTCGGGTTACTTCTCCCGATCCCTGCACGCTTATGGGCAGGCCGGGGAGCCCTGCGCGCGGTGCTCAACTCCGATCGAGAAAACGGTAGTGAACGGAAGATCGAGCTACTACTGCCCTAAATGTCAAGTGCTTTAA
- the gdhA gene encoding NADP-specific glutamate dehydrogenase → MSSIEQEVAGYYDKVLQRNPAEPEFHQAVAEVLDSLKIVLSKDPHYADYGLIERLCEPERQIIFRVPWTDDDNNVRVNRGFRVQFNSALGPYKGGLRFHPSVNLGIIKFLGFEQIFKNSLTGLPIGGGKGGSDFDPKGKSEGEIMRFCQSFMSELWRHIGEYRDVPAGDIGVGGREIGYLFGQYRRLANQHESGVLTGKGLNWGGSLVRTEATGYGCVYFTDEMMKARGESLSGARVIVSGSGNVAIYAIEKAQELGATVIGFSDSSGWVETPQGVDVALLKDVKETRRERVSTYAAETQGATYHDSGSIWDLQADVALPCATQNELNGDHARNLVAGGVRYVAEGANMPSTPEAVEVFRENKVSFGPGKAANAGGVATSALEMQQNASRDSWTFEYTDDRLHRIMSNIFTMSDETAKEYDREGDYIVGANIAGFKKVADAMLAQGVV, encoded by the coding sequence TCCGCACTACGCCGATTACGGTCTGATTGAGAGGCTCTGCGAACCGGAGCGCCAAATCATCTTCCGCGTCCCGTGGACGGATGACGACAACAACGTCCGCGTCAACCGAGGCTTCCGCGTCCAGTTCAACTCTGCGCTCGGACCGTACAAGGGCGGCTTGCGTTTCCACCCCTCGGTTAACCTCGGCATCATCAAGTTCCTCGGATTCGAGCAGATCTTCAAGAACTCGCTGACTGGCCTTCCCATCGGCGGAGGCAAGGGTGGCTCGGACTTCGACCCGAAGGGTAAGTCCGAGGGCGAGATTATGCGCTTCTGCCAGTCCTTCATGTCCGAACTGTGGCGCCACATCGGTGAGTACCGCGACGTCCCAGCTGGTGACATCGGTGTCGGTGGCCGCGAAATCGGCTACCTGTTCGGGCAGTACCGTCGCCTTGCCAACCAGCACGAATCCGGCGTCCTCACCGGTAAGGGCTTGAACTGGGGTGGGTCTTTGGTACGCACGGAGGCCACCGGATACGGCTGCGTCTACTTCACCGACGAGATGATGAAGGCCCGCGGAGAGTCCCTCAGTGGCGCGAGGGTCATCGTCTCCGGCTCGGGCAACGTGGCCATCTACGCCATTGAGAAAGCACAGGAGCTCGGCGCTACGGTGATCGGCTTCTCGGATTCCTCCGGCTGGGTGGAAACGCCTCAAGGCGTTGATGTCGCCCTGCTCAAAGACGTCAAGGAAACCCGCCGTGAGCGCGTTTCTACCTACGCGGCCGAGACCCAGGGTGCGACCTACCACGATTCGGGCAGTATCTGGGACCTTCAGGCCGACGTTGCCCTGCCGTGTGCGACGCAGAACGAACTGAATGGCGACCACGCCCGCAACTTGGTCGCGGGTGGCGTGCGATACGTCGCCGAAGGCGCCAATATGCCGTCGACGCCGGAAGCCGTGGAGGTCTTCCGCGAGAACAAGGTCAGCTTCGGCCCGGGCAAGGCGGCAAACGCCGGAGGTGTGGCCACCTCGGCCCTCGAGATGCAGCAAAACGCGTCGCGCGATTCGTGGACGTTCGAGTACACCGACGACCGCCTGCACAGGATCATGTCCAACATCTTCACGATGTCCGACGAGACGGCGAAGGAATACGACCGCGAGGGTGACTACATCGTGGGTGCAAACATCGCGGGCTTCAAGAAGGTTGCGGACGCGATGCTCGCTCAGGGCGTGGTATAG
- the rnc gene encoding ribonuclease III, which produces MSTRSRKDRKGRKDKVSPEEAWEAAFLAVDHAPLLARLGAPVDPELLRLALTHRSFANEHDHLPNNERLEFVGDAVLGLSVANELFDRHPSRPESDLSPMRSRVVSRYALADVAREIGLGDHILLGKGEEVTGGRAKESILADTTEALLGAIYRQNGFEVTRAVILRLFAAKIDAAHWNRDWKTVLQERVAELAGPQPEYRATVTGPEHEQVFTAEVLIGGTPRGVGRGQNKKTAEQNAAREAVFFLRDHPASIG; this is translated from the coding sequence GTGAGCACACGCTCGCGGAAGGACCGGAAGGGCCGGAAGGACAAGGTCAGCCCCGAGGAAGCGTGGGAGGCCGCCTTCCTGGCGGTGGATCACGCGCCCCTCCTAGCGCGTCTCGGCGCACCGGTGGACCCAGAGCTGCTCCGTCTCGCGCTGACGCACCGTTCGTTCGCCAACGAGCATGACCACCTACCCAACAATGAGCGGCTCGAGTTCGTCGGCGACGCCGTTTTGGGTCTGTCGGTGGCCAACGAGTTGTTCGACCGCCACCCATCGCGGCCCGAGTCGGATCTGTCACCCATGCGCTCCCGTGTGGTCTCCCGCTATGCGCTCGCGGACGTCGCTCGCGAGATCGGGCTGGGAGACCACATCCTGCTGGGCAAGGGGGAGGAGGTCACCGGCGGCCGGGCCAAAGAATCGATTCTGGCCGACACAACCGAGGCGCTCCTCGGAGCCATTTACCGCCAAAATGGATTCGAGGTCACGCGCGCGGTCATCCTGCGCCTTTTCGCGGCCAAAATCGACGCGGCGCACTGGAACCGCGATTGGAAGACTGTCCTGCAGGAGCGCGTTGCGGAACTTGCCGGCCCGCAACCGGAGTACCGCGCCACCGTCACCGGCCCGGAACACGAACAGGTGTTTACGGCAGAGGTGCTCATCGGCGGCACGCCACGCGGGGTCGGGAGAGGCCAGAACAAAAAGACAGCTGAGCAAAACGCGGCCCGCGAGGCCGTCTTCTTCCTCCGCGACCACCCCGCGAGCATCGGCTAG
- a CDS encoding acylphosphatase: MARIRLTAFVHGNVQGVGFRWWTRSRALELGLAGHATNLADGRVCVVAEGDAGDVEKLLELIREQPSSRSRPGCVDLVVEQYGDVRGERGFEER; the protein is encoded by the coding sequence ATGGCTAGGATCCGTCTGACCGCTTTCGTCCACGGCAACGTCCAGGGGGTTGGATTCCGGTGGTGGACGCGATCGCGTGCGCTGGAGCTCGGCCTTGCGGGCCACGCCACAAACCTTGCCGACGGCAGGGTGTGCGTTGTGGCCGAGGGGGATGCGGGTGACGTCGAAAAGCTCCTTGAGCTTATTCGGGAGCAACCCTCGTCGCGGTCGCGGCCGGGGTGTGTTGACCTCGTCGTCGAGCAGTACGGGGATGTCCGCGGCGAGCGGGGCTTCGAGGAGCGCTGA
- the ftsY gene encoding signal recognition particle-docking protein FtsY, producing MGAMNMTLVWILIAVVVLALIVVGVVVAGNRRREAKTVSFSEQKELTRQPGEYQAKGEFNFVPAAAPEPVPVDRNEGLTTDMSREKEPQTEPVEEPRKKPAEVPADAPVDAPSGETLAAEAAQSTEAEEAVEAAEAAAEAVGAAETALEQTPAPDTVQPQPPAPVEDIAPAAGRIGRLRGRLSRSQSAIGRGLLGILTAGDLDEDAWEEIEDTLIMADLGSQLTMKVTESLREKIAERGVSTEEEARAMLRETLIDAARPDLDRSIKAVPHEGKPAVVLVVGVNGTGKTTTTGKLARVLVSLGHSVVLGAADTFRAAAADQLETWGRRVGATTVRGKEGADPASVAFDAVATGVEQGADVVLVDTAGRLHTATGLMDQLGKVKRVVEKKSTVDEVLLVLDATVGQNGIAQARVFREVVDITGVVLTKLDGTAKGGIVFQVQEELGVPVKLVGLGEGADDLAPFEVESFVDALLG from the coding sequence ATGGGTGCCATGAATATGACCCTTGTGTGGATCTTAATCGCGGTCGTGGTCCTCGCCCTGATCGTCGTGGGCGTGGTGGTGGCCGGTAACAGGCGCAGGGAAGCGAAGACGGTGTCGTTTTCCGAGCAAAAGGAGCTGACACGCCAGCCCGGCGAGTACCAGGCGAAAGGCGAGTTCAATTTTGTTCCGGCCGCGGCACCGGAACCTGTCCCCGTCGACCGGAACGAGGGTCTCACGACCGACATGTCGAGGGAAAAAGAGCCGCAAACGGAGCCCGTGGAGGAGCCACGTAAAAAGCCGGCGGAAGTGCCGGCCGATGCACCTGTGGACGCACCAAGTGGGGAAACTCTAGCAGCTGAGGCAGCTCAGTCCACTGAGGCAGAAGAAGCAGTAGAGGCCGCAGAAGCGGCGGCCGAGGCCGTCGGGGCGGCGGAGACCGCCCTCGAACAAACGCCCGCCCCTGACACCGTTCAGCCGCAGCCGCCGGCTCCCGTCGAAGATATCGCTCCTGCGGCGGGCAGGATCGGCAGGCTGCGAGGCCGCTTATCACGCTCGCAGAGCGCCATTGGCCGCGGCCTGCTGGGCATCCTCACGGCCGGCGACCTCGACGAGGATGCCTGGGAGGAAATTGAAGACACCCTCATCATGGCCGACCTCGGCTCCCAGTTGACGATGAAGGTCACGGAGTCTTTGCGCGAGAAAATCGCTGAGCGCGGGGTCTCCACCGAGGAGGAGGCGCGGGCCATGCTGCGCGAGACTCTTATCGACGCCGCCCGCCCCGACCTCGACCGTTCCATCAAGGCAGTCCCGCACGAGGGCAAGCCGGCGGTCGTTCTTGTTGTCGGCGTCAACGGCACGGGTAAGACGACAACGACTGGTAAGTTGGCGCGTGTGCTTGTGTCCTTGGGACACAGCGTTGTCCTGGGGGCGGCCGATACTTTCCGCGCGGCGGCGGCTGACCAGCTCGAAACGTGGGGTCGGCGGGTCGGCGCGACCACCGTGCGTGGGAAGGAGGGTGCGGACCCCGCGTCCGTCGCGTTCGATGCAGTCGCCACGGGTGTAGAGCAGGGAGCGGATGTCGTTCTCGTCGACACCGCTGGTCGCCTCCACACGGCAACGGGTCTGATGGACCAGCTGGGCAAGGTCAAGCGTGTCGTCGAAAAGAAATCCACTGTGGACGAGGTTCTGCTGGTTCTCGATGCAACCGTGGGTCAAAACGGCATCGCGCAGGCCCGGGTCTTCCGTGAGGTGGTCGACATCACCGGCGTTGTTCTGACCAAGTTGGACGGTACCGCGAAGGGCGGGATCGTCTTCCAGGTTCAGGAGGAGCTCGGGGTGCCGGTGAAGCTCGTAGGCCTGGGGGAGGGGGCGGATGACTTGGCGCCCTTCGAGGTGGAAAGCTTCGTCGACGCGCTCCTAGGGTAG
- a CDS encoding YceD family protein, translating to MATNPFVFNVAEVINSDGMPETLTQTGPSPSRIGPEMIALPEGGEVTVEATVTPLGSGVLVDATAHGTLQGECVRCLAPLTPSFSATVSQVFSGSEDFIVGDPSDEEDVPAMVGDTVDLEQAFVDELGMTLPFNPTCEPECANSEDMPSPDGVSGESNNLVDPRWAGLEKFL from the coding sequence ATGGCTACGAATCCCTTCGTTTTTAACGTCGCCGAGGTAATCAACAGCGACGGGATGCCGGAGACGCTCACGCAGACCGGCCCTTCCCCCTCCCGGATCGGTCCGGAAATGATCGCACTGCCCGAAGGGGGAGAGGTCACCGTCGAGGCCACCGTTACCCCGCTTGGCTCGGGCGTGCTTGTCGACGCCACCGCGCACGGCACCCTCCAAGGCGAATGCGTTCGCTGCCTCGCCCCGTTGACCCCGTCCTTTTCCGCCACGGTAAGCCAGGTCTTCTCGGGCAGCGAGGACTTCATTGTGGGTGACCCCTCCGATGAGGAGGACGTCCCAGCGATGGTGGGCGACACGGTCGACCTCGAGCAGGCATTCGTTGACGAACTGGGAATGACGTTGCCTTTCAACCCCACGTGTGAGCCCGAATGCGCCAACAGTGAGGATATGCCCAGCCCAGACGGGGTCTCGGGAGAGAGCAACAACCTCGTCGATCCGCGCTGGGCCGGTTTGGAGAAGTTCCTGTGA